The genomic window AGCGGCCTACGAGCGCCTCGTCGGCGAGGGGCGCGTCGAGGCGATCCCCGGAGCCGAGGACACGGTGCGGCGGCTCCGCGAGCTCGGCGTGGGGGTCGTGTTCACCACCGGGTTCGCCCCGGCGACGCGCGACGCACTCCTCGCGAGCCTCGGGTGGTCCGAGCTCGCCGACGACGCCCTGTCACCCGCCGACGCCGGTCGAGGGCGTCCAGCGCCCGACCTGCCGCTGACGGCGCTCCTCCGGTTCGGTGCGAGCGCCGTCGACACCATGGTCGTCGTCGGCGACACGGCCAGCGACATGCTGTCCGGGGTGAACGCCGGCGCCGGGCTCGTCGTCGGGGTGCTCACCGGAGCGCACGACGAGGAGACGCTGCTCGCGGCGGGCGCCGACGAGATCATCACGAGCATCGCCGAGTTGCCCGCGCTGCTCGGTCTCGACTGAACGACCGACCGGGGGAACCATGCACACGACGCTCACCGCGCACGCGGGCAACGACGTCTTCATCAGACCGTCGCCGATCGCGATGGTCTGGCAGGGGCCTGGGCACCCGCACCAGGCGATGGCGGTGCCCGGGGTGACGCTCGGGCCGGGGGACGTCCTCGTCGAGGTGGAACTGGCGACCGTGTGCGGCTCCGACGTGCACACCGTCCTCGGGCACCGTGACGCCGCCACACCGCTCGTCCTCGGGCACGAACAGGTGGGACGCGTCGTGGCGGTCGGGGGACCGGTCACGGCGGTGGACGGGACCGTCCTCGTCGCGGGGATGCGGGTCGTGTGGTCGGTCGTCGTGAGCTGCGGCGTCTGCGACCGCTGCTCCGCCGGCCTGGAGCAGAAGTGCCGCCGGCTCGCGAAGTACGGGCACGACCGGGTGCACCGCGGGTGGGAGTTGAGCGGTGGGTTCGCGACCCACGTCGAACTCCTCGAGGGCACGGCCATCGTCGTCGTGGGGGAGACGCCGCCCGCCGCCGTCTTCGCGCCCGCGTCCTGCGCGACGGCCACCGCGATCGCCGCACTGGATGCGGCCGGGCACGACCTGCCCGGCACGGCGGTGCTCGTGACCGGCGCCGGGATGCTCGGGCTGACCGTCGCGGCCATGGCGGCCGATGCCGGGGCACGCGTCGTCGTGAGCGATCCGGACCCCGCCCGCCGGCTGCTCGCCGGCCGCTTCGGCGCCATCGCGACGGTCGACCCCACGATCGGCGCCGCCGAGCACCTCGACGCCGCACACCTCGCGGCGGGTGTGGAGGGCTTCCCCGTCGCCATCGAGATGTCCGGCGACGCCCGTGCCGTGGACGCCGCCATCGCGTCGCTGTCGATCGGTGGAACAGCTGTCCTCGTCGGCAGTGTGTCGCCCGGTGCGCCGCTCGGCATCGACGCCGAACGCATCGTCCGACGCCTCCTCACGGTGCGTGGAGCACACAACTACCGACCGCGGGATCTGGCCCGCGCGGTCGACTTCCTCACCGGTGCGTGGCGTCGGTATCCGTTCGCCGAACTCGTCGGCCCGGAGTTCCCCTTGCAGGACGTCGACGACGCGCTCGCCGCAGCTGCGTCGGGCGCCTTCCCGCGCGTCGGGGTGCGACCCTGAACGGACCACGGGGTGCGCTTCGACCTGGCGCGGATCGTCCGATGAGCCTGACGGGGTCCCGACGACGGCTCGGCGACGTCCCGCTAAGGCGGCGTGACCCCTTCGGGCGCCCCCATTCCGGGGGCCGCCGCGGTCGATCCGCCGCGGATTTCCGCCGATCTCGGCTCGTGAATCCCGCCGCATGACCCACCTTGTGGGGTATCCTCGGGCCATGACGGTCACGACTCGCCACCCCGGGGTGGTCCGTGTCGGTGGTCGCCTCATGGTCGTGGATCCCTTCGCGGAACGAGGCGAGCTCACCGAGGGTCAGCAGCGCAGTCACCAGCTGCGGCGGAGGATCACCCTCCTGCTCGGTGCCTTCCTCCTCCTCACGGGCTTCGTCCTCGGTGCGACGGCGGGCGTGCTGGTCGAGTGGTGGCTCGTGCACGACGAACGCTCGTCCGTGTCACTCCCCGGCTTCGACCCGGATTGGGCGCCCGGACTCGACGTCGTCGGCGCCTTGCTCGGTGCGATCCTCGTCGCCGTCCTCCTGCTCGCGTCGGCCGAGCGACGCAACCGCCGCCGCCGACTGGACGGCGGACACCAGCCGTCGCGGTGGATCGATCCGCTCAACGATCACCTCATCGGGCTGAGTGACGACCTTCCGTGGACCTCGCTCTGGACGCTGACGCGCATGTACGCCACTGCGGAGCGGCTGCAGCGGGAGCTCGTGGAGCGCAGCGGCACACGCAGCGAGGTGGGCAGTGACGATTCATGCGATCTCGTCGAGGCACGGCTCGCGGCCGACGACGCACGCGACGCGCTCGAGAAGACGGCCACGCTCATGGGTGTCATCGTGCCGGAGGGGCCGCTGCCCGATGCGCAGGCCATCCTGGCCGACAGCGCTCGGCTCCGTGCCCGTCGGAAGACGAGCTGACCGGTACCTCGATCAGCGACCGGTGCCGGTGAGGCGCTCGAGGAGTTCGCGGTAGCGGGCGGCCGTCTGCGTGACGATCTCGGCAGGCAGGGTCGGTGGTGTGGGCGTCGAGGCGTCGTCCTGGTCCCAGTTGTGGGCCAACCAGTTGCGGACGATCTGCTTGTCGAAACTCGCCATCCGTGCGGTGGGGTCGTCGCTCGTCAGGTAGACGTCGCGGTCCCAGTATCGGCTGGAGTCGGAGGTGAGCACTTCGTCGCCGAGCGTGATGACGCCGGTCGCCGGGTTGCGGCCGAACTCGAACTTCGTGTCGGCCAGGATGACGCCGTGACGCTCCGCCGTGAGCGATGCCGTCTCGTAGATGCCGAGTGACAGCTCCTTCAGCGCGACCGCGTCGTCCTCGCCGATGAGTTCGACCATGCGGCTGAACGAGATGTTCTCGTCGTGCTCGCCGAGCGGCGCCTTGTACGCGGGGGTGAACAGCGGCTCGGGCAGGCGATCGCCGTCGCGCAGACCCTCGGGCAGCGGGATGCCGCAGACGGTGCGGTTCGCGACGTACTCCTTCCAGCCGGAGCCGGTGAGGTAGCCGCGGACGACGCACTCGACGGGGAACATGTCGAGCTTCCTGACGAGCATCGCGCGCCCGGCGAACTCCACCGGGATGCTGGACACTGCGACGCCCGCGGCGTCGAGCTCATGATCGGGCACGAGGTGGTTCGGCACCTCGCGGAGCTGGTCGAACCACCAGAGGCTCAGGCTGGTGAGCAGATCGCCCTTGCCGGGGATGCCCGGCTCGAGGACATGGTCGAAGGCGCTCACCCGGTCGCTCGCGACGACGAGCAGGAGGTCGTCGGGGCCGGCGGCCGGCTCGTACAGGTCGCGGACCTTGCCCGAGTAGACGTGTTTCCAGGCGTTGATCTCCGAGGGTGCGCTCACTCCTTCATTATCGCGCATGGCCTCCTCTCTGGCCGATCGTCGGCCTTGCGTCAGCGTCGACGGAAGCGTATATTCCATGTGGAATAGTTCGAGCGGAACGATGCTGGGGGTCATGGGCAAGGTCAAGCCGCTCGGTCCGCTCGCCGTCGCCGCGCTCGGGTATCTGGCCGAGCGACCCATGCACCCCTACGAGATGTACCAACTCGCGCTCCATCGCCAGGAGGACCGCGTCGTCAAGGTGAGTCCCGGCTCGCTCTACCGCGCCGTCTACGGACTCGAGGCCGACGGCCTCGTGCTCGCTTCCGGGACCGACCGCGAGGGAGCCCGACCCGAGCGCACCACGTTCGAGATCACCGACCTCGGTCGGCATTTGCTGGGGGAGCGGCTGCGCGAGCTGCTCAGCACCCCCACGAACGAGTACCCGGAGCTCGGGCTCGCGCTGTCCGAGGCCCACGAACTGGGCGCCGAGGAGGTGCGGATGCTGCTCGAGACCCGTATCCTCCGGCAGGAGGCCGAGCTCGCCGACCTCGATCGCCGCATGACGTGGGCGCTCGAACGCGGGATCCCGCGCGTGTACTGGATCAACGTCCCCTACTCGGCCGCCATGGTGCGCGCCGAGATCGCCCACCTCGAATCGCTCCTCGCCGAGATCGCCGACGGTGCACTCGCCTGGCACGTGCCAGGGACCCGTGCGCCACTCCACGAGCAGGCGGCGACCCCGCCCGTGTCCGCTCAGCCGACACCCTCCACCTGAACCTCCGGGACGACCGACCAGTCCGGCCGGCGGTCCCGCTCATCCTCGCGTCCCGAACGCGAACCCGTCCTCCATGCAGAAAGGGACATCATGTCCGCATCCCCCACGCCGCCGCCCGCCGGCGTCCCGTCTCCTGCGAAGGGGGCCGTGCGCCCTTGGCCGGCGCTCTGGTCCCTGGTCATCGGCTTCTTCATGATCCTCATCGACACGACCATCGTGTCCGTGGCGAACCCCGCGATCATGCGCGGCCTCGACACCGACATCAACAACGTCATCTGGGTCACGAGCGCCTACCTGCTCGCCTACGCCGTGCCGCTGCTCATCACCGGTCGTCTCGGCGACCGCTTCGGCCCGAAGAACCTCTACCTCACCGGTCTCGTCGTCTTCACCCTCGCCTCGCTCTGGTGCGGCCTGTCGGGCTCCATCGAGATGCTCATCGTCGCCCGCGTCGTGCAGGGTCTCGGTGCGGCGCTCATGACGCCGCAGACGATGGCCGTCATCACGCGCATCTTCCCGCCGGATCGCCGTGGCGCGGCCATGGGTCTCTGGGGAGCGACCGCCGGTGTCGCGACGCTCGTCGGCCCGATCCTCGGCGGCGTGCTCGTCGACGGCTTCGGGTGGGAGTGGATCTTCTTCATCAACGTGCCCGTCGGTGTCATCGGCTTCATCATGGTCTGGCGCAACGTCCCCGCGCTCGCCACGCACCCGCACAGGTTCGACGTGCTCGGGGTCGTCCTCAGCGGACTCGGGATGTTCCTCCTCGTGTTCGGGATCCAGGAGGGCCAGAGCTACGACTGGGGCACGATCACCGGTCCGATCACCGTGTGGAGTCTCATCATCGCCGGCGTCGTCGTCCTCGGCCTGTTCGTCGTGTGGCAGGCCGTCATGAAGGGTGAGCCGCTGCTCCCGCTGGCGTTGTTCCGCGATCGCAACTTCTCGGTCGGCAACCTCGCGATCTCGACGATCGGGTTCACGATCACGAGCATGTCGCTGCCGCTCGTCTTCTTCTACCAGACCGTCCGCGGCCTGACCCCGACGCAGTCCGCGCTCATGCTCGTCCCGATGGCCGTGCTCTCCGCCGGCCTCGCGCCCGTGGTCGGACGGGCGATCGACCGCGTGAACCCGAAGTGGTTCGCGCTCGCGGGGCTCCTCCTGCTGGCCCTCGCGCTCGGCTGGTACTCGATCCTGCTCACGCCGGAGCAGCCGATCCTCATGCTGCTCCTCCCGAGCGCCGTCCTCGGTCTCGCCAACGGCTTCATGTGGGGCCCGGTCTCCAATCTCACCACCCGGGGGCTCCCGCAGCACCAGGCCGGCGCCGGCTCAGGTGTGTTCAACACGACCCGTCAGATCGGAGCCGTGCTCGGCAGCGCCGCAATCGCCGCGCTCATCCAGGGACGTCTCGCGGCCGAGCTGCCCGCCGCTCCCGGTGGGGCGACCGGAGGCGTGAGCGAGGTGACGGGCGGCGAGCTGCCCGAGTTCCTGCACGCCGGCTTCACCACCGCGATGGCCCAGTCGCTGCTCCTGCCCGCAGCGTTGGCGCTCGTGGGCGCCGTCGTGGTGCTGTTCTTCCAGAAGCCGAAGGCGGCGTCCTGGTCGACCCCGGAGACCCAGCACGGTCAAGCGACCGCAGCGGCCGAGGCGGCGAGTCGCGCAGCCGCTGAGTGACGCGTTCGGAGCGACGACACCGGGTCGGCTCAGGGATCGACGAGGTCGCTGACCGTCCTGGTGCCGCCGTTCCAGAATCGGAGGCCGAGGACCCGTCCGTCCGGGTACGGGCCGATCGCAGCCAAGGTGTCGAGCGCTGTGGCCGTCTGCTCCCGGGTCAGCCGACGGGAGAGCGTGACGTGCGGCGTCCAGAACCCCGGCCGAGTGTGGTCGAAGGCGCCCTGGACCAGCGCGGCGATCCGGTCGTGCAGCTCGAGCAGAGCCACCCCTGGGACGACACCGAGCGCGAGGACCGCGCCCGACCGACGAGGGAAGAACAGCGGGGCGCCGAGGCGGACGGGGAACGGTCGGAAGTCGGGTCGTCCCTGCAGCTCCAGCGTCGCCCCGGCGGCCAGGGTGACGTGCGGACGGTTGCTGGCACCCTGATGGGTGGACAAGCTCGGCAGGCCGGCCTCGGCCAGGGCACGCCATCGAGCCCGGACGGCCGCGTCGAGCTCGTCGTCGAAGGTCACGTCGACACTGTCCGTCATCAGTCGGTCGGCACCGGCCAGACGTCGTCGAGCGTCGCCGGGTCGTCGGGGAAGATGCCGCTGTAGAGCTCCGGCGCTTTGGCGAGGAGCTTGGACCGGTGGGAGCGATGGACGTCGGCCCGCCCGAGCCACGGCGGCAGCTCGAAGTCGTCCGCCTCGTAGGCTTCGAGGTCGTCCGGGGCGTCGGCGAGTGCCAGCAGGGTCTTCTCGAGGCAGGTGTCGGCGCGACCTCGGCCGACCCAGACCGCACAGGTGGCGACCTGGTAGTCCATGAGCGCGGGCCGATACCCTCGCCACATCGCCGTCACCGGATGATGCTGCCAGCCGTACCCCGGGACGATGAGCGCCTTCATCACCTGCAGCGTCTCCACCCGCTGCTTGCCCAACCGCTTGTCGTCGAGGACCTCGGCACTCGCCAGGAAGTCGGGGTAGGGGAGGAACGTCTGCACCCTCCCAGTCAACACGGCGGCAGCGCCCGTCGACAGGGCTTGCGGTCCTGGACCGCCTCAGTCGACGGGGAAGAACGGGGAGACGGCTGCGGCGAAGGATCGCGGCTGCTCCACCCAGGGGTAGTGTCCGCACCCGTCGAGCACGATCGCCTGGCCGAGGGGGAACCGCTGCGCGAGGGCGACGACGGGCGCGAGTCCCGTCAGGCCGTCCTCGGAACCCGCGACCACGAGCACGGGTGCCGTGACGGTTCGGAGGGCGTCGCGGATGTCCTCGACCTCGTCGATCGTGGGGGTGTGCACGAACGCGTCCTGCGCGGCCGGGTGCCAGGCGCCCAGACGCTCGTGTTCGCGGGCGGTGTCGTCCCACTCGCCCCAGGCGATGGGCGCCACCGCCGGGAACAAGCGGTTCCCCGACGCGGAGTCCGGCGCCGCGAGCAGCGCGGGCAGCGCCTCGAGGAAGCCGGGGTACCAGTCCTCCGCCGCGTGCCGGGCGATGATCTCCGCGCTGTCGTCGTCCGTGTCGACGAGCCAGGTGGCGGGTGGCGTGATGAGGCACAGGCGGTCGAGCCGGTGCGGGTAGCGCGCGGCGTAGCTCACGGCGACGCGGGTACCGGCGGAATGCCCGAGGAGTTCGACGCGGTCGACGTCCAGCCAGCGACGCACGGCCTCGACGTCCTCGGCGAGTTCCGGCCAGCTGGCCGCAGCGGTCGACGATCCGCTCTCGGACCGTCCGACCCCGCGCTGGTGCAGCAGGATGAGGCGACGCCTGGTGCTCAGGCCCGCGAGATCACCGAGGTAGACCGGGTGACGCGCCGGACCGCCGGCGAGGACGACGAGGGGCGGCAAGGCGTCGTCGCCGATCACGTCCACGTGCAGCCTGGTGCCGTCGTGACTCTCGACGACGGCCGACGACCCGGTTCCCGCTGCTGCGCTCATCCGGGCCGCGATCAGGAGACGCGTGCGGCGATGTCGGTGCGGTACTGACCGCCCTCGAGCTCGATGCGCGACAGCGCCTCGTACGCACGTCCGCGTGCCTCCGGGAAGGAGGATCCGAGCGCCACGACGTTGAGGACGCGGCCGCCGGTGGCGACCAGGCCACCGTCGACGTCGGCCGTGGCCGCGTGGACGAGGTGGACCCCCTCGACGGCGACGGCGGCGTCGAGGCCGGTGATGCTCCGGCCGGTGACAGGCGTTTCGGGGTAGTTCTGGCTCGCGAGCACCACGGTCACCGCGCTCGCCTCGGCGAACGCGGGCCGTGGCTGCTGGTCGAGCGTGCCGGTGGCCGAGCCGAGCAGGAGCGCCGACAGCGGGGTGACGAGCCGGGGGAGGACGACCTGCGTCTCCGGGTCGCCGAAACGTGCGTTGAACTCGATCACGCGGATTCCGCGTTCCGTGAGGATGAGCCCGGCGTAGAGGAGCCCCTGGA from Plantibacter flavus includes these protein-coding regions:
- a CDS encoding HAD family hydrolase, coding for MTSIDRPQQDSTAAPDLDDVETDLDDLDELEDGFDDAHEDDLLLELVVLDLAGTTVSDDGVVEDAFRVAAETIGIDTEDALDAAIELVRDTMGQSKLDVFLMLTDGDEARAASGNATFEAAYERLVGEGRVEAIPGAEDTVRRLRELGVGVVFTTGFAPATRDALLASLGWSELADDALSPADAGRGRPAPDLPLTALLRFGASAVDTMVVVGDTASDMLSGVNAGAGLVVGVLTGAHDEETLLAAGADEIITSIAELPALLGLD
- a CDS encoding zinc-binding dehydrogenase; its protein translation is MHTTLTAHAGNDVFIRPSPIAMVWQGPGHPHQAMAVPGVTLGPGDVLVEVELATVCGSDVHTVLGHRDAATPLVLGHEQVGRVVAVGGPVTAVDGTVLVAGMRVVWSVVVSCGVCDRCSAGLEQKCRRLAKYGHDRVHRGWELSGGFATHVELLEGTAIVVVGETPPAAVFAPASCATATAIAALDAAGHDLPGTAVLVTGAGMLGLTVAAMAADAGARVVVSDPDPARRLLAGRFGAIATVDPTIGAAEHLDAAHLAAGVEGFPVAIEMSGDARAVDAAIASLSIGGTAVLVGSVSPGAPLGIDAERIVRRLLTVRGAHNYRPRDLARAVDFLTGAWRRYPFAELVGPEFPLQDVDDALAAAASGAFPRVGVRP
- a CDS encoding phosphoribosylaminoimidazolesuccinocarboxamide synthase, which produces MRDNEGVSAPSEINAWKHVYSGKVRDLYEPAAGPDDLLLVVASDRVSAFDHVLEPGIPGKGDLLTSLSLWWFDQLREVPNHLVPDHELDAAGVAVSSIPVEFAGRAMLVRKLDMFPVECVVRGYLTGSGWKEYVANRTVCGIPLPEGLRDGDRLPEPLFTPAYKAPLGEHDENISFSRMVELIGEDDAVALKELSLGIYETASLTAERHGVILADTKFEFGRNPATGVITLGDEVLTSDSSRYWDRDVYLTSDDPTARMASFDKQIVRNWLAHNWDQDDASTPTPPTLPAEIVTQTAARYRELLERLTGTGR
- a CDS encoding PadR family transcriptional regulator is translated as MGKVKPLGPLAVAALGYLAERPMHPYEMYQLALHRQEDRVVKVSPGSLYRAVYGLEADGLVLASGTDREGARPERTTFEITDLGRHLLGERLRELLSTPTNEYPELGLALSEAHELGAEEVRMLLETRILRQEAELADLDRRMTWALERGIPRVYWINVPYSAAMVRAEIAHLESLLAEIADGALAWHVPGTRAPLHEQAATPPVSAQPTPST
- a CDS encoding DHA2 family efflux MFS transporter permease subunit, with product MSASPTPPPAGVPSPAKGAVRPWPALWSLVIGFFMILIDTTIVSVANPAIMRGLDTDINNVIWVTSAYLLAYAVPLLITGRLGDRFGPKNLYLTGLVVFTLASLWCGLSGSIEMLIVARVVQGLGAALMTPQTMAVITRIFPPDRRGAAMGLWGATAGVATLVGPILGGVLVDGFGWEWIFFINVPVGVIGFIMVWRNVPALATHPHRFDVLGVVLSGLGMFLLVFGIQEGQSYDWGTITGPITVWSLIIAGVVVLGLFVVWQAVMKGEPLLPLALFRDRNFSVGNLAISTIGFTITSMSLPLVFFYQTVRGLTPTQSALMLVPMAVLSAGLAPVVGRAIDRVNPKWFALAGLLLLALALGWYSILLTPEQPILMLLLPSAVLGLANGFMWGPVSNLTTRGLPQHQAGAGSGVFNTTRQIGAVLGSAAIAALIQGRLAAELPAAPGGATGGVSEVTGGELPEFLHAGFTTAMAQSLLLPAALALVGAVVVLFFQKPKAASWSTPETQHGQATAAAEAASRAAAE
- a CDS encoding 2'-5' RNA ligase family protein codes for the protein MTFDDELDAAVRARWRALAEAGLPSLSTHQGASNRPHVTLAAGATLELQGRPDFRPFPVRLGAPLFFPRRSGAVLALGVVPGVALLELHDRIAALVQGAFDHTRPGFWTPHVTLSRRLTREQTATALDTLAAIGPYPDGRVLGLRFWNGGTRTVSDLVDP
- a CDS encoding MSMEG_6728 family protein; its protein translation is MQTFLPYPDFLASAEVLDDKRLGKQRVETLQVMKALIVPGYGWQHHPVTAMWRGYRPALMDYQVATCAVWVGRGRADTCLEKTLLALADAPDDLEAYEADDFELPPWLGRADVHRSHRSKLLAKAPELYSGIFPDDPATLDDVWPVPTD
- a CDS encoding alpha/beta fold hydrolase gives rise to the protein MSAAAGTGSSAVVESHDGTRLHVDVIGDDALPPLVVLAGGPARHPVYLGDLAGLSTRRRLILLHQRGVGRSESGSSTAAASWPELAEDVEAVRRWLDVDRVELLGHSAGTRVAVSYAARYPHRLDRLCLITPPATWLVDTDDDSAEIIARHAAEDWYPGFLEALPALLAAPDSASGNRLFPAVAPIAWGEWDDTAREHERLGAWHPAAQDAFVHTPTIDEVEDIRDALRTVTAPVLVVAGSEDGLTGLAPVVALAQRFPLGQAIVLDGCGHYPWVEQPRSFAAAVSPFFPVD